A genomic window from Prunus persica cultivar Lovell chromosome G2, Prunus_persica_NCBIv2, whole genome shotgun sequence includes:
- the LOC109947070 gene encoding uncharacterized protein LOC109947070, producing the protein MAGVYISGTGRGGCRKPALYPLSLEASSVPISQLGNLDFYLDFSVESISQVAEDTLPTPPLGTSSVAADTALRLPAAQPPAHPFLSTSDTTAGTSPQLPAVLPPTPPFLSTSDTTAGTSPQLPAVLPLSLSTSDTTVGTSPQLPAVLPPFLNTSDITSGTSPQLPAVLPRGEIIDDNHKEDDVSISMGHLSEESMSWQDWENSFMAFKAFFDGGAKICEAITLGFHVDFPINLVRNLACAVFGVRAIHSMKLSHGSSEVKAAADTLNIKQQELDSQRREVHAFFLAKCVTETTTRSSPRASFVLFGHSS; encoded by the exons ATGGCTG GTGTATACATCTCTGGCACAGGCAGGGGAGGGTGCCGAAAGCCTGCGTTGTATCCATTGTCGCTGGAAGCTTCGAGTGTACCAATTTCGCAACTTGGCAATTTGGATTTCTATCTCGATTTCTCA gttgaGAGCATCTCACAAGTCGCGGAGGATACACTTCCTACTCCTCCTCTTGGGACGTCCAGCGTAGCTGCCGACACTGCCCTGCGCCTTCCAGCAGCGCAGCCTCCTGCTCATCCTTTCCTAAGCACATCTGACACAACTGCTGGCACCTCTCCACAGCTTCCAGCAGTGCTGCCTCCTACTCCTCCTTTCCTAAGCACATCTGACACAACTGCCGGCACCTCTCCACAGCTTCCAGCAGTGCTGCCTCTTTCCCTAAGCACATCCGACACAACTGTCGGCACCTCTCCACAGCTTCCAGCAGTGCTACCTCCTTTCCTAAACACATCCGACATAACTTCCGGCACCTCTCCACAGCTTCCAGCAGTGCTGCCTCGTGGTGAGATTATTGATGACAACCATAAGGAGGATGATGTTTCCATTTCCATGGGGCATTTATCGGAGGAAAGCATGTCTTGGCAAGATTGGGAGAATTCCTTCATGGCGTTCAAAGCCTTTTTTGATGGTGGTGCTAAGATATGTGAGGCCATAACTCTGGGCTTTCatgtggacttccccatcaaTCTCGTGAGGAACCTAGCATGTGCTGTCTTTGGAGTGCGGGCCATTCATAGCATGAAATTATCACATGGTTCTAGTGAGGTGAAAGCTGCTGCCGACACTTTGAACATTAAGCAACAGGAATTGGATAGCCAGCGCAGGGAAGTGCATGCCTTTTTCCTTGCTAAGTGCGTGACGGAGACAACAACCAGATCATCTCCTAGGGCTTCTTTCGTTCTTTTTGGGCATTCTTCAtag